The genomic DNA CGGATCGGCGGACGCGCGGGTCCCGACGCCCAACGCCTTCGAGTTGTACCGCGGCCTCCAGGATGTCGGCGCTCCCTCGAAGCTGATTATCTACAAGGGGTTCGAGGGCATCGGCCACGGGCCGAGCAAGCCCAGGTCGAGCCGGGCGGTGATGCAGCACAACCTCGACTGGTTCGACAAGTACATCTGGGGTATTTCCGGAACGGCTCACTAAACATTCGCCGCCCCCCCGTCGATAGGCGGATCGATGGGAACGATCGATATCTCGAAGCAGCTCAGCCACGCGCGCCTGGCCGCCGGTGAAGATCTCGCGGCGCTGGCCCGGCGCACGGGCGTGCGCCAGGAGAATCTGCGGGCGATCGAGGACGGCCGCTTCGCCGCCCTGCCGCCCGGCATCTACGGACGCGCCGCGATCAAGGCGTTCGCCAGCGCGTTCGGGTTCGACGGCGCCGCGATCCTGGCTGAATGCGAAGCGCTGCTGACGCCCGTGGACGAGCCGATCGCGGCGCTGGCGCGGGTCCGCGGCCTGCGGGCGCGCCCTGCCGAGCCGCCGCAATCGCGGGACCAGCCGGCAGACGATCTCGCCGGCGATACCGCGTTCCCCGGATGGCGCCATCTCGCGGCGGCGGCGATCGACGCGTGCGTCATCGCCGGACTGCTGCTCGCCATGATCGTTGCCGCACTGACGCTGCTGATCGTGCCGGTGGCGGCGCTCCGCGATTCGGGAGGGGCGTTCGCGGTGATGGGATTGCTGCTCGCCGGCGGCTACTACGTGTGTTTCGGCGGCGTGCGCGGTGCGACGGTGGGAGAACGCGCGCTGTCGATCGAACCGCGACGGCCGGGCGGACCGGCGGTCACGCTGCGCATGGTGGCCGAGCGCGCGCTGCTCGCCGCCACCGAGGACGTCCGCTGCATCGAGCGCTGGGGCGAACGCCTCGCCGAGTACGCCGAGATTCAGCGCGCCAAGCGCTCGGCGTAGCGCGCCCGCGCCTTCTCCGCCTCGACCTCACGATCGCGCGCCGGCGCCGACGTCACCAGCGAGTCCATCAGGCGGCGCGCCGCCGCCGCCACCTCGTCGACGGCGCGATTGAACGGCTCCTCGTTCGCCTTCGACGGCTTCGTGAAGCCGCTGATCTTGCGGACGAACTGCAGCGACGCCGCCCGCACCTCGTCGTCTGTCACCGGCGGCTCGAAATTGAACAGCGGCCTGATGTTCCGGCACATACCCGCAGTGTAGTATGGCGGCCATGCTGCTGCGAACTCTGCTGCTGCTCGCCGCCGGCGTCCTCGCCGCGGCGCAGCCGCCGCAATTCTCGAATCTGACCCGCTCGTTCATCAAGGTCGACGCGGCGGTGATCGCGCTCACCAACGCCCGCGTCATCGACGGCACCGGCGCGCCGGCGCGGGAGAAACAGACGCTGATCATTCGCGGCGGCAACATCGCCGAGGTGGGCGACGCGGCGCGAATCGCCGTCCCCGCCGGCGCGACGACGATCGATCTCGCCGGCAAGTCGGTCATGCCCGGGCTCGTCATGGTGCACGAGCACCTCTATTACCCGTCCGGATCGGGCGTCTACGGCCAGCTCGGCGCCAGCTTCATTCGCCTGTATCTCGCCGGCGGTGTGACGACGATGAGGACCGGCGGCAACGTGAATGGCCTGATGGACCTGAAGCTGAAACAGTTCATCGAACAGGGAACGCAGCCGGGTCCGGCGATCGACGCGACCGCGCCGTATCTGAACGGTCCGAACGGGTTCGTGCAGATGCGCGACATGAAGGACGCCGCCGAAGCGCGGAAGCACGTCGCCTACTGGGCCGACATGGGTGCGACGTCGTTCAAGGCGTACATGCAGATCACCCGCGATCAGCTGCGGGCGGCGGTGGAGGAGGCGCACGCGCGCAGGTTGAAGATCACCGGACACCTGTGCTCGGTCACGTACGCGGAGGCGGCGGAGATCGGCATCGACAATCTCGAGCACGGATTCCTCGCCGCGACCGACTTCGTTCCCGGCAAGCAGCCCGACGTCTGCCCCGGCCAGGGGGCGGGGCAGCGCACCATCGCGGCGCTCGATCCGGAGAGCGCGCCGTTCAGAACACTGATCAAGACGCTGATCGATCGCAAGGTGGCGCTGACCTCGACGCTGACCGTCTTCGAGACCTTCACGCCGGGCCGGCCGCTGCCGCCCGGGCTCGACGTGCTGCTGCCCGAGCTGAAGGCGCAGTTCGAGGCGAGCCATCGCCGAACGGCGCAGAACAAGGATTCGATCTACACGACGCTCTTTCCGAAGGCGCTCGCCCTCGAGCGCGCGTTCGTCCGCGCCGGCGGCACGTTGATCGCCGGCACCGATCCGACCGGCGGCGGCGGCGTCGTCCCCGGCTTCGCCAACCAGCGCCAGTTGGAGCTGCTGGTCGAGGCCGGGTTCACGCCGGTGGAGGCGATCCGCATCGGCACGCTCAACGGCGCGACGTACCTCGGGCGGGAGGCGCGCGTCGGATCGATCGCGCCCGGAAAGCAGGCGGACCTGGTGGTGATCGACGGCGATCCGTCGAGGACGATCGCCGAGGTGCGCAAAGTGGAGACCGTGTTCAAGCAGGGGGTCGGCTTCGATCCCGCCAAGCTGATCGCATCCGTTTCGGGAAAGGCAGGGTTGTGGTGAGCCATGTTCCAGAACAGCGCGAAGAGCGTCGCTGAGTACATCGATTCGCTGCCGGAGGATCGGCGCGCTGTCGTCCGCAAGGTGCGGTCCCTCGTCAGGCAGCACCTGCCCAGAGGCTACAAGGAGCAGATCGGCTGGGGCGCGATCACCTACGCGGTGCCCTTGAAGGCGCTGCCCGACACCTACAACGGGCAGCCGCTCTGCTATGCCGCCATCGCGGCGCAGAAGAATTCCTACACGTTGTACCTGATGAGCGTGTACGGCAACCCCGGACAGAAGAAATGGCTGGCCGGCGAGTTCAAGAAGCGCGGCAAGAAGTTCGACATGGGCAAGTCCTGCCTGCACTTCAAGTCGCTCGACGATCTGCCGCTCGACGTCGTCGGACAGGTGGTCGCCGCCACGCCGATGGACGCCTACATCGCGCACTACCGCGAGAGCCGGAAGAAGACGGCAAAGGGGAAATGATGATCGCGCCGCTGTTGTTCTCGCTGCTGCTGCAGACCCCGCCGCCGCTGCCGCAGGCGGCGGAAGCGGACTTCGTGATCAAAGATTTCCGCTTCAACTCCGGGGAGACGCTGCCGGAGCTGCGCATCCATTACCGCACGCTCGGGACGCCGCGGAAGAACGCGCAGGGGATCGTCACCAACGCGGTGCTGATCATGCACGGCACCGGCGGGAGCGGCGGACAGTTCGCCGGCCGTGGGTTCGCCGGGGAGCTGTTCCTGCCGGGGCAGCCGCTCGACGCGGCGAAGTACTACATCGTCATGCCGGACGACATCGGGCACGGCAGATCGAGCAAGCCGAGCGACGGCCTGCGCGCGAAGTTCCCGCGCTACGGCTACCAGGACATGCTGACGGCGGAATACCGGCTGCTCACCGAAGGGCTCGGCGTCAATCACCTGCGTCTGGTGATGGGCACCTCGATGGGGGGCATGCACACGTGGCTGTGGGGGGAGCGCTGGCCCGACTTCATGGACGCGCTGTTGCCGCTGGCCAGCGTGCCGGGACAGATTTCCGGGCGCAACCGCGTCTGGCGCCGCGTCGCGATCGACGCGATTCGCAACGATCCGGAGTGGCAGGGCGGCAACTACACCCGCCAGCCGCAGAGCGCGCGCACCGCGGCGCAGATGCTGTGGCTGGTGAGCAGCAACCCGGTGATCCGGCACCGGCGTGCGCCGACGCTGGCGCAGGCCGACAAGGAGATCGACGACTACGTCGCCAACTGGCTCCGCACCGGCGACGCCAACGATCAGCTCTACGCGCTGGAATCGTCGTTCGACTACGATCCCGGACCGGGGCTCGAGAAGATCGCGGCGCCGCTGCTCGCGATCAATTCAGCCGACGATCTGGTCAATCCGCCGGAGATCGGCCTGCTCGAGCAGGAGATGACGCGCGTCCGGAAGGGACGGTTCGTGATGATCCCGCTGACCGATCGCACGGCCGGTCACGGCACGCACACGCTCGCGGCGGTGTGGAAGCACCATCTGGTGGAGCTGCTCCAGGCCTCCGAGCGGTGATGCGTCAGCGCGCGGGCGGCTTGAAGCGGTAGGTCCCGTCGTCCAGGCGCTCGCGGAAGCGGCCGTGGCACTCCTGGCAGAAGGTCTGCGTCTTCGACACCGATGCCTTCACCGCGTCCCACTCGCTGCGGCCGGCGGCGGCGGCGATCGCGGCGGTTTCCCGCTTCGCGTCTTCGGTCCACTGGATGGCGTCGGGATGCGGCCGCGGCTTCCAGAACGCCGCCGCTTCACCGAATGCCTTGTTCATCACCCCGGCCTGGGCGGCGGCGTCTGCGGCGTTCGACGCCGTCACCGCCTGGCGCAGCGCGTTGAACGCCGGACCGATCTGCTTCATCTGACGGCTGAGCGCCTGTTCTTCGGGGGACATCGGCGGCGGCAGCCGCTTCGCGAGATCCGTCATGGCGCCGTTGATGATCGAGGTGGCGACGACCGCCGGGCGGCCGCGATACTTCGCGATCGCCTCGGCCGGCAACCGCGGCGCCGCATCCTTCATCCTGGCGGCGACGTCCGCCTGTTCGAACCGGATCACCTCGCCGATCACCGTGACGTAGCTGCCCTGCTGGACGGGTGCGGTCAGCAGCGGCGCGAGCACCAGCAGATCGTCCGCCCCGGCCTTCCCGCGGCCCTGCACGAGCGAGAACGCCGTGTCGCCCAGCCGTTCGCGGACCGCGGCGGTCAGCGACACCATGCCGCCGACGAATGCGTCCGGTTTCGCCGTGATGGCCGTCACGGCGACCGGCACGATGGGCTGCGGGGCGCGCCCCGGCGGCGCCGGTTGCTGCTGCTGGACGGCGCCGATCAGCACCAGCGACAATCCGGTTGCGACGATTTTTGCGGGCATCGATCCCGGACCTCGGACTCGGGCGCTGGCATTGTAAGCTACGCGCATGAAAATGCTCGCGCTCGCTCTCCTGCTGGCGGCGTCCAGCCAGCAGGCGTCCGTCAGGGAAGTGGAACTCGAGATGATGACGTGGCCGGAGCTGAAAGCGGCGATCGCATCCGGCAGGACGACGGCGCTCGTCTACACCGGCGGCACCGAACATCGCGGCCCGCAGAACGTCAACGGCGGCCACAACCTCATGGCGCGCGAGACGGTGAAGGCCATCGCGCAGAAACTGGGGAACGCGATTGCGCTGCCGGTGCTGCCCTACACGCCGAACAACGCCAGCGCCGCGCTGCCCGGGACCATCGGGCTGACCAACGAGCTGCTCGCCGCGCTCCTCGAGCGCATCAGCGAGCAGGCGATCGTCAACGGCTTCCGCAACGTGATTCTCATGGGCGATCACGGCGGCGGCCAGCCGAACGTCTACCGCGACACCGCCGCGAAGCTGAACGAGAAGTACGCGCCGCAGGGCGTCCACGTGTATTACTGCGACGACGTCTACGCGAAGCGGATGGCGGATTTCGATGCCTATCTCAAATCGCAGAACCTGCCGGCCGGCGGCCACGCGACCATCGGCGACACCTCCGAGATGCTGTATCTGGGCGGGGACAAGGGCTGGGTGCGGAAGCAGGAGATCAAGAACGCGGTGGCGCGCCCGCAGGGTGAGCCGGGCAACGGCGTGACCGGGGACGGCCGCGCGTCAACCGCCGAGCTGGGCAAGCGCGTGTTCGAGATGAAGGTCGAGTACGCCGTCCGCCAGATCCAGCAGCTGCTCCGCCCGGGGCCAGGTCTGTGAACCGGCGCCCGCCGGGGGCCAGGTCTGTGAACCGGCGCCTGCCGGGGGTCAGGTCTGTGAACCGGCGCCACCGGGGTCAGGTCTGTGAACCGGCGCCTTCCGGGGGTCAGGTCTGGAAGCCCAGGCTTTTTGCCGGTTTGCAGACCTGGCCCCACGCGGCGTGCGGGTCAGGTCTCTGAACCGGCCACAACCGGGGTCAGGTCTCCAAGCCTAGGCTTTTGCCCGTTTGCAGACCTGGCACCATGGGACGGCGGCGGCTGCCGGATCGCAGACCTGACCCCCGATTTGGGGTGCCGCCGCCGGGGGGCAGACCGTATACTCTCGGCTCAGGATGCGCCTTCCGCTCGTCACCCTCTTCGGCGCCGGCGTGGCCGCGGGCGTCGTGGCGCTGTCGACCGCTCCGGCGGCGCGATCCTCCGCTCCCGGTCCGCTGCGCCCGGTGGCGGCGCACAGTCCGGCCCCCCCGATCACCGGACGTCAGGTCATCGAGCAGTACTGCCTGCAGTGCCACGACGACGACAAGCAGAAAGGGGAGCTGACGCTCGAAGCGTTCGAGCCCGAGAAGGCCGGGGCGAACCCGGCGGTCGCGGAGAAAATCGTGCGCAAGCTGCGGGCGCACATGATGCCCCCGACGGGCGAGGAGCGCCCGCCCGACACGGCGCTGGACGCGCTCGCGGCGGCGCTCGAAACCAGGCTCGACGCCGCCGCGGATGCCAGGCCGAACCCCGGGCAGCGCACGTTCCAGCGCCTGAACCGCGCCGAATACGCCCAGGCGATCAAGGACATGTTCGGCCTGGACGTCGACGTCGCCACCTTCCTGCCCCCCGACACGATCAGCCACAACTTCGACAACATCGCGGACGTGCAGTCGATCTCGGCGACGCTGCTCGAAGGGTACCTGCGGGCCGCCTCGCAGGTCAGCCGCCTGGCGATCGGCGATCCGGACGCCAGCCCGAATTCGACGATCTACAAGATCCCGCGCATCGCCTCGCAGCTGGCGCACGTCGACGGGGCGCCGTTCGGCACCCGCGGCGGGATCTCGGTAATCCACAACTTCCCCGCCGACGGCGAGTACACGTTCCGCATGATGCTGCACTCGATCCCCACCGGGCAGCTCTATGGCAGCGCGGCGCGCGGCGAGCAGATCGAAGTCTCGGTGAACGGCTACCGGGCCGCCGTCCTCGACATCAATCAGCGGATGAGCGAGTCGGACCCGAACGGCATGAACCTGCAGACGCCGCCCATCCTGGTCAAGGCCGGCCCGCAGCGCGTCTCCGCGGCCTTCATCCAGCGGACGGACGCGCCGGTGGACGATCTGCTGGCGCCGGTGGAGCAGACGCTGGCGGACACGCAGATCGGCAGCGGCATCTCGGGCGTCACGACGCTTCCGCACCTGCGCGAATTCGCCGTCGTCGGTCCGTCGCGCGTGACCGGCGTGTCCGACACGCCGAGCCGGCGGCGCGTGTTCGTCTGCCGGCCGCTCTCGGCCGACGAAGAGATCGAATGCGCGGCAAAGATCGTCGCCACGCTCGGCGCCAGGGCGTATCGGCGGCCGCTGAGCACGGAGGATCTCGACGGGCTGCTCGCCTTCTACAAGACCGAACGCGCGAAAGGCGGCTTCGAAGCGGGCATCCGC from Vicinamibacterales bacterium includes the following:
- a CDS encoding DUF1592 domain-containing protein; this encodes MRLPLVTLFGAGVAAGVVALSTAPAARSSAPGPLRPVAAHSPAPPITGRQVIEQYCLQCHDDDKQKGELTLEAFEPEKAGANPAVAEKIVRKLRAHMMPPTGEERPPDTALDALAAALETRLDAAADARPNPGQRTFQRLNRAEYAQAIKDMFGLDVDVATFLPPDTISHNFDNIADVQSISATLLEGYLRAASQVSRLAIGDPDASPNSTIYKIPRIASQLAHVDGAPFGTRGGISVIHNFPADGEYTFRMMLHSIPTGQLYGSAARGEQIEVSVNGYRAAVLDINQRMSESDPNGMNLQTPPILVKAGPQRVSAAFIQRTDAPVDDLLAPVEQTLADTQIGSGISGVTTLPHLREFAVVGPSRVTGVSDTPSRRRVFVCRPLSADEEIECAAKIVATLGARAYRRPLSTEDLDGLLAFYKTERAKGGFEAGIRTALQALLASPHFIFRLEEAPATARPGQAYPLNGADLASRLSFFLWGAGPDDELMAAAKRGALATPAGVEQQARRMLADPRAAALSTRFASQWLRLQDLDKIHPDARLYPQFDATLADAMRRETELLFDSVVREDRDVLDLLSADYTFVNERLARHYGIANVTGPTFRRVSIADPNRRGLFGQASILTMTSVADRTSPVLRGKWVLEVLIGMAPPPPPPNIPALEETKDSHGSRLLSVRERMEEHRSKPACQSCHRVIDPIGLALENFDVIGMWRIRDGGTPIDASGTLYDGTVLSGPTGLRAAMIRHKDVVLRTFTENLMAYSLGRRLEYFDMPVVRRIVRDAARDRHRFSSFVAGIVKSSAFRMSRMPDNVTVDSAAAVNRNARH
- a CDS encoding amidohydrolase family protein: MLLRTLLLLAAGVLAAAQPPQFSNLTRSFIKVDAAVIALTNARVIDGTGAPAREKQTLIIRGGNIAEVGDAARIAVPAGATTIDLAGKSVMPGLVMVHEHLYYPSGSGVYGQLGASFIRLYLAGGVTTMRTGGNVNGLMDLKLKQFIEQGTQPGPAIDATAPYLNGPNGFVQMRDMKDAAEARKHVAYWADMGATSFKAYMQITRDQLRAAVEEAHARRLKITGHLCSVTYAEAAEIGIDNLEHGFLAATDFVPGKQPDVCPGQGAGQRTIAALDPESAPFRTLIKTLIDRKVALTSTLTVFETFTPGRPLPPGLDVLLPELKAQFEASHRRTAQNKDSIYTTLFPKALALERAFVRAGGTLIAGTDPTGGGGVVPGFANQRQLELLVEAGFTPVEAIRIGTLNGATYLGREARVGSIAPGKQADLVVIDGDPSRTIAEVRKVETVFKQGVGFDPAKLIASVSGKAGLW
- a CDS encoding DUF1801 domain-containing protein, which translates into the protein MFQNSAKSVAEYIDSLPEDRRAVVRKVRSLVRQHLPRGYKEQIGWGAITYAVPLKALPDTYNGQPLCYAAIAAQKNSYTLYLMSVYGNPGQKKWLAGEFKKRGKKFDMGKSCLHFKSLDDLPLDVVGQVVAATPMDAYIAHYRESRKKTAKGK
- a CDS encoding alpha/beta fold hydrolase — translated: MIAPLLFSLLLQTPPPLPQAAEADFVIKDFRFNSGETLPELRIHYRTLGTPRKNAQGIVTNAVLIMHGTGGSGGQFAGRGFAGELFLPGQPLDAAKYYIVMPDDIGHGRSSKPSDGLRAKFPRYGYQDMLTAEYRLLTEGLGVNHLRLVMGTSMGGMHTWLWGERWPDFMDALLPLASVPGQISGRNRVWRRVAIDAIRNDPEWQGGNYTRQPQSARTAAQMLWLVSSNPVIRHRRAPTLAQADKEIDDYVANWLRTGDANDQLYALESSFDYDPGPGLEKIAAPLLAINSADDLVNPPEIGLLEQEMTRVRKGRFVMIPLTDRTAGHGTHTLAAVWKHHLVELLQASER
- a CDS encoding DUF2277 domain-containing protein gives rise to the protein MCRNIRPLFNFEPPVTDDEVRAASLQFVRKISGFTKPSKANEEPFNRAVDEVAAAARRLMDSLVTSAPARDREVEAEKARARYAERLAR
- a CDS encoding creatininase family protein, with the protein product MKMLALALLLAASSQQASVREVELEMMTWPELKAAIASGRTTALVYTGGTEHRGPQNVNGGHNLMARETVKAIAQKLGNAIALPVLPYTPNNASAALPGTIGLTNELLAALLERISEQAIVNGFRNVILMGDHGGGQPNVYRDTAAKLNEKYAPQGVHVYYCDDVYAKRMADFDAYLKSQNLPAGGHATIGDTSEMLYLGGDKGWVRKQEIKNAVARPQGEPGNGVTGDGRASTAELGKRVFEMKVEYAVRQIQQLLRPGPGL
- a CDS encoding helix-turn-helix domain-containing protein → MGTIDISKQLSHARLAAGEDLAALARRTGVRQENLRAIEDGRFAALPPGIYGRAAIKAFASAFGFDGAAILAECEALLTPVDEPIAALARVRGLRARPAEPPQSRDQPADDLAGDTAFPGWRHLAAAAIDACVIAGLLLAMIVAALTLLIVPVAALRDSGGAFAVMGLLLAGGYYVCFGGVRGATVGERALSIEPRRPGGPAVTLRMVAERALLAATEDVRCIERWGERLAEYAEIQRAKRSA